From a single Pyruvatibacter sp. genomic region:
- a CDS encoding type II secretion system F family protein, whose product MLDAQLVFIATVFMGVLGVGGLAYAAIAPALQKRQQNNKRMNVATGGKRARSARRGGAEVDQNAQRRKQVQETLKELDEAQAARKKKVSMRERIEQAGLEMPVRTFTIISAIVGLVTAGCVMLAGQTPFVGFLTGFAAGFGLPRWTLSFLTKRRLKQFTEEFANAVDVIVRGLKAGLPLHDCIMIIASEAQGPVREEFRELVEGQRVGITLEQGLEKMTHRVPTAELRFFQIVISIQQKTGGNLSEALGNLSKVLRERKVLQGKIQAMSQEAKSSAAIIGALPPGVMVLVYITTPDYINLLFEERMGNAMLIGGAFWMLLGVLVMKKMISFDY is encoded by the coding sequence ATGCTTGATGCGCAACTTGTCTTTATTGCCACAGTTTTTATGGGCGTACTTGGTGTCGGCGGTTTGGCCTATGCAGCCATTGCGCCGGCGCTTCAAAAGCGCCAGCAGAACAACAAACGCATGAATGTGGCTACCGGTGGCAAGCGCGCACGCAGCGCGCGGCGCGGCGGCGCGGAAGTGGACCAGAACGCGCAACGGCGCAAACAGGTTCAGGAAACCCTGAAGGAGTTGGACGAGGCTCAGGCCGCGCGCAAGAAGAAGGTGTCAATGCGCGAACGTATCGAGCAGGCCGGCCTTGAAATGCCTGTGCGAACCTTCACCATCATCAGCGCCATAGTGGGTCTTGTGACGGCGGGGTGTGTGATGCTGGCTGGTCAGACACCATTTGTTGGTTTTCTAACGGGCTTTGCAGCGGGCTTTGGCCTGCCGCGCTGGACGCTGTCTTTTTTGACCAAACGACGCCTCAAGCAGTTTACCGAGGAGTTTGCAAACGCTGTGGATGTGATTGTCCGCGGGCTCAAAGCCGGGCTGCCACTGCATGACTGCATCATGATTATTGCATCAGAAGCCCAGGGGCCTGTTCGCGAAGAATTCAGGGAACTGGTTGAAGGTCAGCGGGTTGGCATCACGCTTGAGCAGGGTCTTGAGAAGATGACCCACCGCGTGCCAACGGCAGAACTCAGGTTTTTCCAGATTGTTATTTCAATCCAGCAAAAGACAGGCGGCAACCTGTCGGAAGCGCTTGGCAACCTGTCGAAGGTGTTGCGTGAGCGCAAGGTGTTGCAGGGCAAGATCCAGGCAATGAGCCAGGAGGCCAAGTCGTCTGCCGCCATAATTGGCGCGCTGCCACCTGGCGTGATGGTGCTGGTTTACATCACTACGCCCGACTACATAAACCTGCTGTTTGAAGAGCGGATGGGCAACGCAATGCTGATTGGTGGCGCATTCTGGATGCTGCTCGGCGTGCTGGTTATGAAGAAGATGATCAGCTTCGACTACTAG